Proteins from a single region of Desulfobacterales bacterium:
- a CDS encoding CGGC domain-containing protein: MKIGIIRCQQTEDLCPGTTDFKIASEGKLAFQEFGPCEIIGFVSCGGCPGKKSVQRAKMMVDRGAEAIVFASCIAKGNPINFPCPHFEVMIESVRKKLPDIRIIDWTH; the protein is encoded by the coding sequence ATGAAAATCGGCATAATTCGTTGTCAGCAAACAGAAGATCTTTGTCCTGGAACAACTGACTTTAAAATTGCATCTGAGGGCAAGTTAGCATTTCAAGAATTTGGTCCGTGTGAAATTATCGGTTTTGTTTCATGTGGAGGTTGTCCTGGGAAAAAATCTGTTCAAAGAGCAAAAATGATGGTTGATAGAGGAGCTGAAGCTATCGTCTTTGCATCATGTATTGCTAAAGGTAATCCAATTAATTTTCCATGTCCTCATTTTGAAGTAATGATAGAATCCGTAAGAAAAAAATTGCCTGACATCAGAATAATAGATTGGACGCATTAG
- the ilvD gene encoding dihydroxy-acid dehydratase, translating to MRSKIIKEGIERAPHRSLLKSMGYTDAEIKRPLIGIANSANEIVPGHIHLDRIVEAVKAGIYMAGGLPIEFGVIGVCDGIAMNHEGMKYSLGSREIIADSIEIMATAHAFDALVMVPNCDKIIPGMLMAAARLDIPTIFISGGPMLAGRIPSMGNKVVDLITVFEAVGAVKSGKMTETELSCIEDAACPTCGSCAGMFTANSMNCLTEAIGMALPGNGTIPAVMSARIRLAKESGMQIVRLFEKQITPRQIMNPKAFENALSVDMALGCSTNTVLHLTAIAMESEVNIDLDLINELSEKTPHICSLSPGGKYHIEDLNRAGGISAVIKELSNKGLIHNDCITVSGKTIGENIVAAKIYDDDVIRSVNSPYHKRGGLAVLFGNIAPDGCVVKQSAVVDEMLRHEGPARVFDSEEDATKAILGGKIQKGDIIVIRYEGPMGGPGMREMLTPTSAIAGMNLDSSVALITDGRFSGGTRGASIGHVSPEAMQGGAIAIIQEGDIISINIPNKQINLKVSDDEIKKRLSTWKQPPLKIKKGYMARYARLVSSANTGAVIK from the coding sequence ATGCGAAGCAAAATAATTAAAGAAGGAATTGAGCGTGCTCCCCACAGGTCTCTGCTTAAATCAATGGGATACACTGACGCTGAAATCAAACGGCCTCTTATTGGAATCGCAAATTCAGCTAATGAAATAGTCCCTGGCCATATTCATTTAGATAGAATTGTTGAAGCTGTTAAAGCTGGAATTTATATGGCTGGAGGTCTTCCTATAGAATTTGGAGTTATAGGTGTTTGTGATGGAATCGCAATGAATCATGAAGGCATGAAATATTCCCTTGGAAGCAGAGAAATTATAGCTGATTCCATTGAAATAATGGCAACCGCCCATGCGTTTGATGCATTAGTAATGGTTCCAAACTGCGATAAAATAATTCCTGGAATGCTTATGGCTGCAGCAAGGCTCGATATTCCAACTATATTTATTAGTGGAGGACCTATGCTTGCTGGAAGAATTCCTTCCATGGGTAATAAAGTAGTTGATCTTATAACAGTTTTTGAAGCCGTAGGTGCCGTAAAATCAGGTAAAATGACAGAAACTGAACTTTCGTGCATCGAAGATGCTGCCTGCCCAACATGCGGATCGTGTGCAGGTATGTTTACAGCAAATTCTATGAATTGTCTTACTGAAGCCATAGGCATGGCTCTCCCTGGAAATGGAACAATTCCAGCGGTTATGTCTGCAAGAATAAGGCTCGCCAAAGAATCTGGAATGCAGATAGTAAGGCTCTTTGAAAAACAAATCACTCCAAGGCAAATCATGAATCCTAAAGCCTTTGAAAATGCTTTATCCGTTGATATGGCTCTTGGATGTTCAACTAATACAGTTCTTCATCTTACAGCAATTGCAATGGAATCAGAAGTTAATATAGATCTTGACCTCATTAATGAATTAAGCGAAAAAACACCTCACATATGTTCTTTAAGTCCAGGTGGGAAATATCATATTGAAGATTTAAATAGAGCTGGAGGTATTAGTGCTGTAATAAAAGAACTTTCAAATAAAGGACTTATTCATAATGATTGTATTACTGTTTCAGGAAAAACCATCGGAGAAAATATTGTGGCTGCAAAAATATATGATGATGATGTTATTAGAAGTGTAAATAGTCCTTACCACAAAAGAGGGGGGCTTGCTGTATTATTCGGAAATATTGCTCCAGATGGATGCGTTGTTAAACAGTCAGCGGTTGTTGACGAAATGCTTCGTCACGAAGGCCCCGCGAGAGTTTTTGATTCAGAAGAAGATGCAACTAAAGCTATTCTTGGAGGAAAAATTCAAAAAGGAGATATAATTGTTATTCGATACGAAGGACCAATGGGAGGACCAGGCATGAGAGAAATGTTAACTCCAACATCAGCTATTGCCGGCATGAATCTTGACTCATCTGTAGCTTTAATAACAGACGGAAGATTTTCAGGAGGAACAAGAGGTGCCTCAATTGGTCATGTTTCACCAGAAGCAATGCAAGGCGGCGCTATAGCTATAATTCAAGAAGGAGATATTATCTCAATTAATATACCAAATAAGCAGATAAATTTAAAAGTATCAGACGATGAAATCAAAAAACGCTTATCTACATGGAAACAGCCCCCTTTAAAAATTAAAAAGGGTTATATGGCAAGATATGCTCGTTTGGTTTCTTCTGCCAATACCGGCGCAGTGATTAAATAA
- a CDS encoding PilZ domain-containing protein: MQKDDYDNRRRYKRTYFTMEDGINGLFCLADNEGEVFKGNVMNLSGGGLGITASKDETDKYKVHDVFKIIKIKGNSYLGFLDGLYMETKWVLDHDELEHYGYGCEFGEIDENIRDQVINFVNNRSQSEK; the protein is encoded by the coding sequence ATGCAAAAAGATGATTATGACAATAGAAGGCGATATAAAAGAACATATTTTACAATGGAAGATGGCATTAATGGTTTATTTTGTTTAGCAGACAATGAAGGGGAGGTTTTTAAAGGTAATGTAATGAACTTAAGTGGAGGTGGCTTAGGTATTACTGCTTCAAAAGATGAGACTGATAAATATAAGGTTCATGATGTTTTTAAAATTATTAAGATTAAAGGGAATTCATATTTAGGATTTTTAGATGGTTTATATATGGAAACAAAATGGGTTCTTGATCATGATGAATTAGAACATTATGGCTATGGATGTGAATTTGGTGAGATAGATGAGAATATAAGGGACCAAGTTATTAACTTTGTGAACAATAGGTCTCAATCAGAAAAATAG
- the rfbC gene encoding dTDP-4-dehydrorhamnose 3,5-epimerase: MKIIQTALDDVVIVEPNVFNDKRGFFFESYNQKRYMEFKIDDIFVQDNISYSVKNTIRGLHYQKKNPQSKLIQAITGEIFDVALDIRPNSKNFGKWVGVTLSGQNKRQLLIPKGFAHGFCVLSESAHVLYKCSDFYDPNDEGGILWCDPEMKIDWPVTNPIVSDKDKQLPTLSKSLL; the protein is encoded by the coding sequence ATGAAGATAATTCAAACTGCACTTGACGATGTTGTTATAGTTGAACCAAATGTTTTTAATGATAAAAGAGGTTTCTTTTTTGAATCTTACAATCAAAAAAGATATATGGAATTTAAAATAGATGATATCTTTGTTCAAGATAATATTTCGTATTCAGTTAAAAACACGATAAGGGGGCTTCATTATCAGAAAAAAAATCCCCAATCTAAGCTCATTCAAGCTATTACTGGAGAGATATTTGATGTAGCCCTTGACATAAGACCAAATTCAAAAAATTTTGGAAAATGGGTAGGGGTTACACTTTCAGGCCAAAATAAAAGGCAGTTATTAATTCCTAAAGGGTTTGCTCATGGTTTTTGTGTGCTAAGTGAATCAGCTCATGTTTTATATAAATGTTCTGATTTTTACGATCCTAATGATGAAGGGGGAATATTGTGGTGCGATCCTGAAATGAAAATAGATTGGCCTGTAACGAATCCTATTGTTTCAGACAAGGATAAGCAACTTCCAACTTTATCTAAATCATTGCTTTAG